The Candidatus Methylomirabilota bacterium genome contains a region encoding:
- a CDS encoding tetratricopeptide repeat protein has product MAAWLGKERAITPPRLTVLVCGLLTFVAMAALPAAAANPELAQEWRSCKGDDQTSTELAIRSCTSIIKSGREKGARLGGAYYSRATAHRIEGWYDRAIEDYNQAIRLDPKHASAYNDRGTAYSHKAQPNRAIQDFDQAIRLDPKLASAFNNRGNAYSTRGELDRAIQDYDRAIKLEPKYAFAFNNRGNAYRAKGELDRAIQDFDQAIRVAPSYGLAFNNRGNAYSSKGELDRAIQDYDQAIRLEPRDASAFNNRGLVYSRKALPNRAIQDFDQAIRLDPALASAHNNRGNAYSSRGETERAIQDYDEAIRLDPKYAFAFNNRGNAYRNLGQVDRALQDFDEAIRLEPNYALAYNNRGNTYSSRGEMARAIQDYDQAIRIEPNYGFAFNNRGYAYRILGEVDRAIQDFDQAIRLNPRDVLALENRGLAYSQKGELDRGIQDFDQALRLNPSSATAFHYRGSVYSRKGMHDRAIQDFDQAIRLHPTDETAWNSRCFARAITGRLELALADCSQALRMRPDYANALDSRALIYLKLDELDRALADYDTALRLDPGKAHSLYGRGLAKRKLGDLAGAEADLAVATALAPRLPEQYSTYGLRP; this is encoded by the coding sequence ATGGCGGCCTGGCTCGGGAAGGAACGAGCCATCACGCCGCCGCGGCTTACCGTTCTCGTATGCGGTCTCCTGACCTTCGTGGCCATGGCGGCCCTGCCCGCCGCCGCGGCCAATCCGGAGCTTGCGCAGGAATGGCGCTCGTGCAAAGGGGACGATCAGACGTCCACCGAGCTGGCGATCAGGAGCTGCACGAGCATCATCAAGTCGGGCCGCGAGAAGGGAGCCAGGCTCGGCGGCGCGTACTACAGCCGCGCCACCGCCCACCGCATCGAAGGCTGGTACGATCGCGCGATCGAGGATTACAACCAGGCCATCCGGCTCGATCCCAAGCATGCGAGCGCCTACAATGATCGCGGGACCGCCTACAGCCACAAGGCGCAGCCGAATCGCGCGATCCAGGATTTCGACCAGGCCATCCGGCTCGACCCGAAGCTGGCCTCCGCCTTCAACAATCGCGGCAATGCTTACAGCACTCGGGGCGAGCTCGACCGGGCCATCCAGGACTACGATCGCGCCATCAAGCTCGAGCCCAAGTACGCATTTGCCTTCAACAACCGGGGGAATGCCTACCGCGCCAAGGGCGAGCTGGACCGGGCCATCCAGGACTTCGACCAGGCGATCCGCGTGGCGCCGAGCTACGGGCTGGCCTTCAACAACCGGGGGAATGCGTACAGCAGCAAGGGCGAGCTGGACCGGGCCATCCAGGATTACGATCAGGCCATCCGCCTCGAGCCCAGGGACGCCTCGGCCTTCAACAACCGAGGGCTGGTCTATAGCCGCAAGGCGCTGCCGAACCGGGCCATCCAGGACTTCGACCAGGCGATCCGGCTGGATCCGGCTCTCGCCTCCGCCCATAACAATCGCGGCAATGCCTATAGCAGTCGCGGGGAAACGGAGCGCGCCATCCAGGATTACGACGAAGCGATCCGCCTCGATCCGAAGTACGCGTTCGCCTTCAACAATCGCGGGAACGCCTATCGCAATCTCGGACAGGTGGACCGGGCGCTCCAGGACTTCGACGAGGCCATCCGCCTCGAGCCGAACTACGCGCTGGCCTACAACAACCGCGGGAATACCTACAGCAGCCGAGGCGAGATGGCCCGCGCCATCCAGGACTACGATCAGGCCATCAGAATCGAGCCCAACTACGGGTTCGCCTTCAACAACCGCGGGTATGCCTACCGCATCCTCGGAGAGGTGGACCGGGCCATCCAGGACTTCGACCAGGCGATCCGTCTCAATCCGAGAGATGTGCTGGCCCTCGAGAACCGGGGACTCGCCTACAGCCAGAAGGGCGAGCTGGACCGGGGGATCCAGGACTTCGATCAGGCGCTCCGGCTGAATCCGAGCTCCGCGACGGCCTTCCACTATCGAGGGTCCGTGTACAGCCGCAAAGGCATGCACGATCGGGCCATCCAGGACTTCGACCAGGCCATCCGGCTTCATCCCACGGACGAGACGGCCTGGAATAGCCGGTGCTTCGCCCGGGCCATCACGGGGAGACTGGAGCTGGCGCTCGCGGACTGCAGTCAGGCCCTGCGCATGCGTCCCGACTACGCCAATGCCCTCGACAGTCGAGCCCTCATCTATCTGAAGCTCGACGAGCTCGACCGGGCCCTCGCCGACTACGACACTGCGCTGCGCCTGGACCCGGGGAAGGCCCATTCCCTGTACGGCCGCG